The sequence below is a genomic window from Humulus lupulus chromosome 3, drHumLupu1.1, whole genome shotgun sequence.
GGTTGCTGAGAAATTTGGGAAGCCTCGTAATAACGTAAACGAAGATGAGCTATGCCTTTTTCCATTTTTTTGAATTGATTCTTTAACTTTGGTCATTCCGTTTCGTTTTTGGAGTTGTTAAATTCACCCTATTGGGGTTTTGTTTTATGGAAATGTTCTCTATATGGTAATTGTACAATTTTAAGGGACTGTTATAAGGttacatgtgtatatatattctTTCCCTTGCATGGTTTCCGGAAACATATAAAGCCATGGTGAATTTTTGAAGTGGATGTGCATATTATTATTCATATTTTGTTAATTCTTATTTAAAAAAGCATTATGTAAACTTGAAGTATtcataatttatgtttttttcttttggttttcttctttttcaggaCAAGTACTCTCTTTATGATGATCAGTCCATTGAATATTACTCTATGGGTCAGGCAAGGGCAACTCCGAACAGTCGAAGAAAAACGAAGATAGTTTGTACAATTGGTCCCTCCACAAGCACACGTGAGATGATATGGAAACTGGCAGAAACTGGAATGAATGTGGCACATTTAAATATGTCTCATGGGGACCATTCATCACACCAGAAAACCATTGATCTTGTTAAAGAGTACAACTCTCAGTTTGATGACAAGGTCGTCGCCATAATGCTGGACACCAAGGTGTGTTGGCCCTTTTTCTTTATGACACAAGCCTATAGATAGTGCCCGCATTAAAGTATAAGTTGTTTCATATAAAGCATatgattttttgttttaacaatgACAAATATGATAAGTTATTAGAATTAATATATTTTGTGCTTGCTATAATTTCTTTTACTCTTCTCCTCTGAATCAAATACTTGCTTCTGATGTCAAGTTCAAGCTATAATATTAAGTATAGAGTGCACCCTTTTCTATATTCACAAAGTGTACAGTGTCTAAAAAGCTAAAACTATGATTGGAGTGACAGTTGAAAACATCGTGCCTTTTACGATTAACTTCCTTTAAGATTAGTGTGTCTTTAGTACAAGAGAGTCTCATCCTCATTTATTTATATCTTTTTTCTTACATGTGTTGTGAAGGTGTAATGAATACAAGAGAGTGTGAGACAACCAATTTCTTCTTGCAGGGGCCTGAGTTTCGAAGTGGAGATTTACCTCAACCTATAATGCTTGAAGAAGGACAagaatttaattttacaattaaaaGAGGAGTCAGCACAGAAAACACTGTAGCGTGAATTATGATGCCTTTGTGAATGATGTGGAGGTTGGAGACATGCTACTGGTTGATGGTAATTAGATACCTCTTCTATGTGCTAAGTTGTTAGATCAATGATCCCGTAAATGGGTATTCTGTAGCATATATTTGCGTGAATAGACTTTGGCTGTGAAGAAATAGAATACACGGTATATGGCTTTTTATAGTTGGTTTAACCTGAGTCTGATTTATTAGAACATTTCTCTTGTTGTTAGTCTATCCTATTTTTCGCTTACTTCCCTTACTTAGGCAACTCTGTATTAAAGACCTTGACTACTTTCATAATGACATTTCATTCTTCACCTCATGTTTGGTTGGAACAAGGGTTTCTTAGGCCAGGACAAAGCCTACAACATTGCCAATTGGCCATTGTATGTTGAGAGTGTTTTTGTTAGTTGTCATATGTGGAAGTAACTGTTGCATTGCTCAAGAAATTGTGTCTATGCAACTACTGTActtttgtaacgaccccaaattcgctattaaggcttaagggccttgagtagtgtgcctggagggcatgatgggattttgtgtgtgaatttaatgagttttatgcatgattatgatttaatgcacgttatatgactatttgattatttgagatgcatgactatgtgaattagtatgcatgtagacctgattgtcttaagaagagcataattgtaatctggccattttagggcataactgtgataattgtattatgtgatttgtgccatgtgagcgtggtgtttttatcaggatgcacgcatcgagacggtcctagtgagccaattagtctaaaagtcacaacgggattttatacccggctcgggaggagcctaggggtactttaggaatttcgtaagttgaagtgagaactaatggttatagttttggcgattcagtaacctgggtaaccatttgtaactgctgtgagtaacaagttttagatagaaaatggtagaaatgaaatagaagtgaaagaacttaagtgcccttgaaggtttagttaggaagggttattaggaaggcgtaaattggtcatttggcaaggcaattagacaattttcagctgggtttatggggtacacggtttgggcattgggtcatttggtgttttgataaaattggaagagaagaaaaagaagaagaaagaaaggctagggcaagaagaggaaaggagaagaggtgtagaaggggctgaagtgggagtttaggaggagatcaaggaagcttttagtgtggattctccacttgaggtaaggatcttatgcatatttaagtttgatttctgttttgacttgtgaatctaaagcttgagttagtttttttgagttttggtttgagttgctgaaattagaaatcaaggggtggatttttgggtgtgatggtgttttgctcttgattctagtatctataggttgttagatggttcatatgaggtcttgatttgattttggggtttaggtatttgtttaggatgatttggggaggttgaAGCTCAGGAAAAACgcatgggaaaacccagaaaatctgggttcgcgatggagcgtcgcggccctgttcttgggcgccgcggcgcgaggatgtTCCAGTCAggagaggctctctgacttgctgggcgccgcggccctcttaggtagcgccgcggcgctaggccgttttctgggcatgaaagtttgcaattttgggcttttgcccggggacgcgGGGGGTTGGTTCCaatatattgttttaaggaatttgaggtcccgagagtacgggattggtcccgggaagtggtcttgggcttggttagtattaaaagtgttttatgtgtgttgtgactaggatttcggggaggctcgtattagaggaccgtgcttgtgaccttggtgcatcggaaagctcgggatacaggtaagaaaaccgtaacacccgagaatagggcatgggcccacagtgtgattgcagggcatggccctagattgtattatgtgcaaatgtgtaatcttagatgaactattatatgtttgaatgtttatTTCAAATGTAGTATACGTgttattataatgaaatgaacggctaaggccgagagcggcgaaggccgggtacggccttggggccggaagtaacactcagcacatgggatgcttatagccagggtgggacccaagggatacatgagttatccttacggtgaggaccgagaccccaggcttcggtaaggcctctggggcggcatggccgtgcttgtttagtctaatggttttcctgtttatcagtggattatgtcagctatattatttgcatatgttatctactatttgggttttcttgctgggcttcggctcacgggtgctccgtgttgcaggtaaaagcaaagagtcagtcaaccggccatgagtatggagagcgtgggggcggcgcgtacatgttcggcctgctcgactgctttggttgggggcatttttgtatatggctgtatttaccattcttttgatagttgatcaagtgtaaatctatttttgagttgtaaatattttgtaaaccttattttgggatcccagatgttttatacttaacgttttcaatgaagctaaacattttaaaagagtacagccttaaactttgatttattcacacttttggttttagaaaccacttagagtcagtcaaaagcacgatttctgtcttaaactcactaagtagcggctctaaggtagtagggcattacaactttagtttcaaatggttgcatatttaattttttgatttGTATATGGGTACTATTCATCAATATTAAGCTAGCCAGTGAGCCTTATTTATTGTGTATTTGATTGATGTACAGTGACCACTACCTGAAGAATGCCATTTTTTCTTAGCTTAAATGTCTGATATCCATATTTATATATTCTTCTCATGGCTTTTAATGCCTGTTTGTATCTTTTATCATCCTTTAGTTAAAAGTTATTTGAAAGCAGATACAAGTAagatcttttttttattattttttattgctacTAGTTTTAATAACTTGAAATTTTCCTATTATATGTTAGGTGGAATGATGTCTTTACTTGTTAAGTCGAAGACACATGATACTGTTAAATCTGAAGTAGTTGATGGTGGAGAATTAAAATCaaggtgttgaccctgattttggtcaactgatatggagtcagaaatgcttgatgtggacagatatgttgaaatgagaatgatgacaaaaacaataaaacacacagaaatttatagtggttcggccccagaatctggtattaacctacgtccacttgagctgttattgatataaaattcaaaggagtgatcaaagaactagggttcaatgagtttcaccaacctctcaagaacaaaacaatatatcagatatgatagctctaatacactcgtaaaactctaatctTCAATCATTCGAAAGCCAAAAACAGTCCCCTTCCTTGacctatctttctctatttataggctcaaggaagattacattaatttgttacagatattcttttctaaataatcggatactgaggaaatcatgggagataatttcgggtatggttataactgcctaagattttctccaaatatagcgagtatacgaccaagctggtcgtatataaccattgagcgttgcgccatagaTATCTTTTTGGTCGATGGTCAAGCAAGACTcttgccagatgtcagccacgtgtactaaacatttgccatgtcatccatgtctgttttttggataacatttgccccccaagtttgtctAATGCGActagcaataaagaaactttagggaaacaaccgttcatatgccccacgaaatcttgtcagaatcctcgtgcgttttttaaaactgtgacataattatgtctaatcaagccttttcggttttcaagaaatcaattcggtggcttatacactcccccacgtttcgaaaatgggaaagtcatgattgccatTTTTTGCCATATCTCGACCTCTATAATTaacttccctatttttcttataattttttactCACCATTCCCGTCAAGAACCTCAAGAACTTTGCTTCAGAGCCCAGGTTTTCAAAACTGCTCAGACGTCCTGCCGAAGGTCTTTCCGACTCGAAATCCTTTGTTTTTCTCTCCACCTTTGCCCAGGTAATCACTCCGTCTTTTAAACTCTACTTTATGCCATGCATGTAATTACTGTACTCTGTGATTTCCCGTGTTCTTGAGTaggattttatgaggatttttgTATAAACCTTCTAATGTTTGTTAAGAGAGTGTATTtctgctttatataagttaggagctagttcgatagtaaggatcataggcttagggcgtaagatcgacataaaaattcaatctttaagctagttgaaaaaactgggttttttcccgccctttaggagttgaaaaagttccttctcagaaaacattttattcctttttttgatccgtttttcaaattgCTAGCACCAAACTTAGAGTATGGGTAGGATGTTGCTGGTCAATAGACGCGATCAACGTTATCTCAATCTCCCACGTAACTCCGCAgactatgtgtcttatctcctccat
It includes:
- the LOC133821513 gene encoding pyruvate kinase isozyme G, chloroplastic-like; this translates as MSGLLSDAERTPDFLLSSKRLSDFLAFQSRPKKKRAQKSHAFTVRSITIAEERYRGQLNSPNGLAGSPDKYSLYDDQSIEYYSMGQARATPNSRRKTKIVCTIGPSTSTREMIWKLAETGMNVAHLNMSHGDHSSHQKTIDLVKEYNSQFDDKVVAIMLDTKGPEFRSGDLPQPIMLEEGQEFNFTIKRGVSTENTVA